Proteins from a genomic interval of Ptychodera flava strain L36383 chromosome 7, AS_Pfla_20210202, whole genome shotgun sequence:
- the LOC139136409 gene encoding tripartite motif-containing protein 2-like has product MAAKESLPEPLAEIDENFLLCVICSERYKGAKVLPCLHSFCEACLCKLVKKESSLTCPVCRRSHDLSDKGVAGISSNIFLNDLVGLFSERDKEGESSKCEGCEEGESAKHCIECALDVCNNCAKTHVRSRVSKSHHLVPLAEYNAKKTADPASVQPPIYCSKHPNYETEFYCDTCANVICLKCTALDHRKHKYGCVKEAAEAYNRTLVRIVDKVKVKEVEADQSKANVQRVSKSLDECYQREEGKIKVHIEQTIEKITRLIQEKGEKILAEVKNEYDTRKVNLNAQLKQLEIAEQDITSTREYIEKLMRYGNSAQLMAAKKDIAAQTDDLLEEVQAEPVEDEYIEFVPCDDFWKEMSLGVVRMNLAASFELGDIPECSTVGEEITVILMSNDEITQQTINSGLIKVDAVMITPYDDKMAVEVGDLEKGTVTLRASANIEGEHELHVRVRKRPVQGSPAMIKIIPIELEEVQDDPVYDTELEEVQDDPVYDTELEEVQDDPVYNTELEEVQEDPVYDTELEEVQDDPLYNTELEEVQDDPLYNTELEEVQDDPVYDTELEEV; this is encoded by the coding sequence ATGGCGGCTAAAGAGTCGCTTCCTGAACCTCTAGCAGAAATTGACGAGAATTTTCTTCTTTGCGTGATATGTTCAGAGCGATACAAGGGTGCTAAAGTCCTGCCTTGCCTACACAGTTTTTGCGAGGCCTGCCTCTGTAAGCTAGTGAAAAAGGAAAGCTCTCTTACCTGTCCCGTCTGTCGTCGCTCACACGATCTCAGTGATAAAGGCGTGGCGGGAATTTCCAGCAACATTTTCCTGAACGATCTGGTAGGACTTTTCTCGGAACGAGACAAGGAAGGTGAATCAAGTAAGTGTGAAGGATGTGAGGAAGGTGAATCGGCCAAGCACTGCATTGAATGTGCCTTAGACGTTTGTAACAATTGCGCGAAAACCCATGTCCGAAGTCGAGTATCGAAGTCACATCACCTGGTGCCACTGGCTGAGTACAACGCGAAAAAGACTGCTGACCCCGCTTCAGTACAACCTCCGATCTACTGCAGTAAACATCCGAACTATGAGACCGAATTCTACTGCGATACGTGTGCGAATGTGATTTGTCTCAAGTGTACGGCGCTCGACCATCGCAAACATAAATACGGCTGTGTCAAGGAGGCCGCTGAGGCATACAACAGAACCTTGGTCAGGATCGTCgacaaagtgaaagtgaaagaagtCGAGGCAGATCAGAGTAAGGCCAACGTGCAGAGGGTTTCAAAATCTCTAGACGAGTGCTATCAAAGAGAAGAAGGAAAAATAAAGGTGCATATTGAGCAAACGATCGAGAAAATCACTCGCCTCATTCAAGAGAAGGGCGAAAAGATCCTAGCAGAAGTAAAGAATGAATACGACACGAGAAAAGTGAACTTGAATGCCCAGCTTAAACAACTCGAAATCGCGGAGCAAGATATCACAAGCACACGCGAATACATCGAGAAACTGATGCGATACGGGAACTCCGCGCAGCTGATGGCCGCAAAGAAAGATATAGCCGCTCAAACAGACGATTTGCTGGAGGAGGTCCAGGCCGAGCCGGTGGAAGACGAATACATTGAGTTCGTACCATGCGATGACTTCTGGAAAGAAATGAGCCTAGGGGTGGTACGCATGAACCTAGCAGCTTCCTTCGAACTTGGCGATATACCCGAGTGCTCAACAGTCGGTGAGGAAATCACAGTTATCTTGATGAGCAATGACGAAATCACTCAGCAAACGATAAATTCTGGGCTTATCAAAGTCGATGCTGTAATGATTACACCATACGATGACAAAATGGCTGTTGAAGTTGGTGACTTGGAAAAAGGAACTGTGACATTGAGAGCAAGTGCAAATATCGAGGGCGAGCATGAACTACACGTTCGTGTACGTAAACGACCAGTGCAGGGATCACCCGCTATGATAAAGATCAtaccaatagagctggaggagGTGCAGGACGACCCGGTGTACGATACAGAGCTGGAGGAGGTGCAGGACGACCCGGTGTACGATACAGAGCTGGAGGAGGTGCAGGACGACCCGGTGTACAATACAGAGCTGGAGGAGGTGCAGGAAGACCCGGTGTACGATACAGAGCTGGAGGAGGTGCAGGACGACCCGCTGTACAATACAGAGCTGGAGGAGGTGCAGGACGACCCGCTGTACAATACAGAGCTGGAGGAGGTGCAGGACGACCCGGTGTACGATACAGAGCTGGAGGAGGTGTAG
- the LOC139136410 gene encoding E3 ubiquitin-protein ligase TRIM56-like, whose translation MAAKASFPEPLAGIDENFLLCVICSERYKGAKVLPCLHSFCEACLCKLVKKKSSLTCPVCRRSHNLSDKGVAGISSNIFLNDLVGLFSERDKEDESSKCEGCEEGESAKHCIECAFDICNNCAKTHLRSRLSKSHRLVPLAEYNAKKTADPASVQPPIYCSKHPNYETEFYCDTCAKVICLKCTALDHRTHKYGCVKEAAEAYNKTLVRIVDKVKVKEVEADQSKANVQKVSETLDECYQREEGKIKVHIEQTIKNMTRLIQEDGNKILAELKNEYNTRKVNLNAQLKQLEIAEQDITSTREYIEN comes from the coding sequence ATGGCTGCTAAAGCGTCGTTTCCCGAGCCTCTAGCAGGAATCGACGAGAATTTTCTTCTTTGCGTGATATGTTCAGAGCGATACAAGGGTGCCAAAGTCCTTCCTTGCCTACACAGTTTCTGCGAGGCCTGCCTCTGTAAGCTTGTGAAAAAGAAAAGCTCTCTTACCTGTCCCGTCTGTCGTCGCTCACACAATCTTAGCGATAAAGGCGTGGCGGGAATTTCCAGCAACATTTTCCTGAACGATCTGGTAGGACTTTTCTCGGAACGAGACAAGGAAGATGAATCAAGTAAGTGCGAAGGATGTGAGGAAGGCGAATCGGCCAAGCACTGCATTGAATGTGCCTTCGACATTTGTAACAACTGCGCGAAAACCCATCTCCGAAGTCGACTGTCGAAGTCACATCGCCTGGTGCCACTGGCCGAGTATAACGCGAAAAAGACTGCTGACCCCGCTTCAGTACAGCCTCCGATCTACTGCAGTAAACATCCGAACTATGAGACCGAATTCTACTGCGATACGTGTGCGAAGGTGATCTGTCTCAAGTGTACGGCGCTCGACCATCGCACACATAAATACGGCTGTGTCAAGGAGGCCGCTGAAGCATACAACAAAACCTTGGTCAGGATCGTCgacaaagtgaaagtgaaagaagtCGAGGCAGATCAGAGTAAGGCCAACGTGCAGAAGGTTTCGGAAACTCTAGACGAGTGCTATCAAAGAGAAGAAGGAAAAATAAAGGTGCATATTGAGCAAACGATTAAGAACATGACTCGCCTCATTCAAGAGGACGGCAACAAGATCCTCGCAGAGTTGAAGAACGAATACAACACGAGAAAAGTGAACTTGAATGCCCAGCTTAAACAACTCGAAATTGCGGAACAAGATATCACAAGCACACGCGAATACATCGAGAATTGA